Part of the Methylomonas rapida genome is shown below.
CCGCGCTTCATGGTCGGAGCCTTACCCACCGCGGCGGGTTGCTCCTTGGGAATCCAGAAATGCATGATGGAGGCTGGTAAAGCGAAATTCACCACCGCCGGCAGGAATAGCGAGAAGAAATCCTTGAACGGCACCACCCCACTTTGCCAGACCAATAATGTCGTGATGTCGCCGAACGGACTGAAGGAACCGCCGGCATTGGTGGCAACCACGACATTGACAGCCGCCACCGTGACGAACTGACGATTGCCTTTGCCCATCGCCATGATCACCGCCCCCATCAACAAGGCGGTAGTCAGGTTGTTGCAAACCGCGGACATGAAAAACGACATGCCGCCCGTGATCCAAAATAATTTGCGATAACTGAAGCCCTTGCTCAACAACCAAACCCGCAAATTATCGAATACGCCACGTTCTTCCAGGGCATTCAGATAAGCCATGGACACCATGATGAACAAGAATAATTCGGCATAGCCTTCCAGACTGGCGCGGAAAGCGCGACCGGCTTGCTCCCCCATGCCGCCCGACACGTAAACCGATGCGATGAACATCCAAATCAAACTGGCAGCCAAAACCATGGGCTTGGATTTATTCAATTCGGTGACTTCCTCGACCATAGCCAGCATATAAGCCAGCGCAAAAATAGCGATGGCCAGATACCCCACCCAACTCTGGGTCAAATTCAACGCTTGCACGGGCGCTTCGGCATCAGCCAGTGCCAATCCTGGCAGGCCTGTAATCATTAAGGCCAGTAAAATACTTTTTAACATGACAAATCTTTGGTTTTTAAAGGAAATCGGGGCGACCGACGTGCAATCAGGAATAGACCCATCTTGCTGGTGAAGCTGTTCGTTATGATGACGGCGTTACCGTCCCTGACATTTCATGGCGCCATGGAGACCATGATAAACGAAATCGGTCTTGCAAGGTTGACGAGGCTGAGTCGGAAAATGCAAACAGCTGGTTTGCCCATAATGGCCGTAACATTCGCCAGTAAATAGCCGGCTTGGCCCGAAAGTATCATCAAATATTGAATGTTGCCGCGCGGTGCCGGCGGACAATTGCGCGCTGTCAACGAGTTGTCCAATCCGCGGGCCTCCAGGCTCGATGGCGACGGCGGCCGGCCTGACGGATTGCCCCAGGACCACACAGGTCAGGGCAAGCAGAAAATAACCGGACCACGAAACCAGAGCGCTTCTATGCATAACACCACCGTTGATTAATCGATAAGCTATCGCCTCCGGACTCGGAGCGTTTGGCGGCTACGGTCATTTTCCGGCTGCTCCGCATAACGCAATCCTCTCATTGGCTAGCAGTGCGTCCTTTGACCTCTAAACCACGCTACTGGTTGACAGATGCGAACGGTGGGAAATTTTAAATTTGACGATGTAAAGATTGCGTAAAGATGCGCTCCAAAGCCCGTAATTCGCCACGGGTGTGTCGGCCAGAAGATGCCCGGAACCTCCCGCCAAACACACCACGGCCCGCCAATGCGCAACGTTTACCGGGCGAAGTGATAAATCAAACCACCTACCACTACCAGCACGGTCAAGCCCCACCCCAAACGGTCCATGTAGTCGCGCAATTTGCCTTCGAGTTTTTCACCCCCCGCGGCCAGCAGCATTGCCACCAGAAAAAAACGGCCGCCGCGCCCAATCACCGACGCCAACACGAAGGGGACAAAAACCATGTTCAAGGTGCCGGCGGCTATCGTAAAAACCTTATACGGAATGGGCGAGAAGCCGGCGACGAAAACCGCCCAGAATCCCCATTGTTCAAACCAGACATTCGCGGTTTGATAGGCTTCCCAATAGTTTGAAGTTCGCAACCAGGGCTCGATGCTATCGAACAAAAAATAACCTATGCCATAACCAAACATGCCACCCGCCACCGACGCCAGCGTCGTCCACAACGCAAAACGAAATGCTCTAGCCGGTTGAGCCAGTGCCATGGGGGCCAGCATCACATCCGGCGGAATCGGAAAAAACGAGGATTCGGCAAAACTGATGGCGACGAGATATTTCAGGGCATGGCGATGTTTTGACCAATGGATGACCTGATCGTAAAGTTTTTTGAACATGTTCAGCGATTCTGTTGATAGGTTTAAGTTGGTAAGGATATGGTCAAAATCAACTTCACTGTGCCCCTTATCTCTCACAGCGAGGGTGCTTTTCCTACACATTTCAAAAGGCAAGGAAGCAAAATGCGGACGTTAGTTTTGACGCAATCCAGAATTAAGGCAATGCTGGATGATTTTATCGGTAATGCTGTAAAAACGGCGTAAACAATTAGTGGCCACCCATGATTTTTTACGCCTCATTGCCGGCGTTGCCCTGCCGAAACATCACACTTTGGCTGGGAATCGTAAAACGCCATTTGCTTATTGGAATTGAGCTGCCCACATGCAGCTAATACGTCATCGCCTTTGGCGCCTCTTATTAAAGTCGGAATTTTAAATGCATCTAAAACTTCTTTGAATTGCTCAACCTTATCCAATCCTGGACTCCTGTATTGCGATCCTGGGTATGAATTAAATGGAATCAAGTTGATATAAGCGCTTTTACCCGCCAGCATTGTCCCCAGTTTTTCGGCATCATCCGTCGAATCGTTGAAATCCTTGATCAGAATATATTCATAGGTAATGAATTGCTTTTTATTTAAGGGTATATCGTCAATATAGGTCAACACCTCATCGAGCGGATATTTTTTATTGATGGGAATAAGCTGATTTCTCTTTTCTTCAACAGGTGAATGAAGCGATAAGGCAAGGTTAACACCAGGAATTTCCCGACTCCACCGTTTGAGTCCGGGAATATAACCAGCCGTTGAGATCGTGATTTTTTGAGTGCCGATCGAAGTTCCATGTTGGGATAAGAAAATTTCACAGGCTTTTTTGACGGCATCGAAGTTATGCAAAGGCTCGCCTTGTCCCATGAAAACGATATTCAAAATCCGCTCTTCTCCAGGCCTGTTTGTTGCCAGCCAACGCCAGGCCTGGAGAAATTGGCCAACAATTTCACTGGTGGTCAAATTTCTTTTCAGCCCTTGTTGTCCGGTAAAACAAAACGAACAATTCATGGCGCATCCAACCTGCGATGACAAGCAAATTGAATATTTATTGTGAAACGGGATAAGGACGGTTTCAACCTTATGATTGTCTCCAAGACTAAACAGAAATTTTACTGCTTTATCCTTTTTTGACTCATAAACCGTATCGATTTCGGGCAGGGAAAAATCGAAATTATTTTCAATAAAGATCAATGCGGATTTCGAGATGTTACTAAGGCATTGAGTAGTTTCTTTCTTCTTATAATGCCAATTGAAAAGAATCGGCGCTACCGATGGGTTTAATTTATTCTGCTTTACAACCTCCTCTAAATCGGAATAATTCAGGTCATAAAAAGACTGCCTCAAAATTTTCTCCTGATAATATCAATGCTCAGAGATATGAATAAGTTCGACAAAAACGAAACTTCAGCCAAGGATTCTTTATCGAGCGCTCATGCAACATCTTTCGGGAGCAGCGAAAAAGAGATCCTGAGTCATCGATCTATTGAAATCAAAGAGGAAAATAGCGTTGACCCAAATAATAGGCCGCGGCCAACAAAAACAGCTGTAGAAAAGTCAGCACCCAGAAATAGCCGATGAACATCATGATTTTGACCGGTTTTTCTTCGGCTTTGCGGCTGGTTAGCCAATACCCTGCCAGCGCGGAAACCAGCAACACCAAAAGCAGCACCAAAATTACCGTATTCATGGCGATCAACGCGGCGGCGGCGCCAGCACTTCGCGCGAACCATTGGTTTCGGCGGGACTGACCACGCCGGCGTTTTCCATGTCCTCGATGATGCGAGCCGCGCGGTTATAGCCGATTTTGAAGCGTCTTTGCACGCTCGAAATGGACGCCTTTCTGGATTCGGTGACAAAAGCCACCGCTTCGTCATACAAGGGATCATTCTCGCTATCGCCCCCTTCGACACCCGCAATTTCGCCACTGTCGGTTCGCTCTTGCGTGATTTCATCCAGATAATTGGTGGGCCCGGTTTTCTTCAAGAACTCGACCACGCGATGCACCTCATGATCGTCCACGAAGGCGCCATGAGCGCGTAACGGAATACTGGTACCGGACGGCAGGAACAACATGTCGCCGTTACCCAACAAAGCCTCGGCGCCACCTTGATCGATGATGGTGCGAGAATCGATCCGCGACGAAACCTGAAACGAAATCCGGGTTGGCACGTTGGCCTTGATCAAGCCGGTCAATACATCGACG
Proteins encoded:
- the nhaD gene encoding sodium:proton antiporter NhaD; its protein translation is MLKSILLALMITGLPGLALADAEAPVQALNLTQSWVGYLAIAIFALAYMLAMVEEVTELNKSKPMVLAASLIWMFIASVYVSGGMGEQAGRAFRASLEGYAELFLFIMVSMAYLNALEERGVFDNLRVWLLSKGFSYRKLFWITGGMSFFMSAVCNNLTTALLMGAVIMAMGKGNRQFVTVAAVNVVVATNAGGSFSPFGDITTLLVWQSGVVPFKDFFSLFLPAVVNFALPASIMHFWIPKEQPAAVGKAPTMKRGALAMMVLFLLTIITAVSFENFLELPPAAGMLAGLTYLKFLSFYMQKTEKQTVSDFAHVYRLFQVEQPANNRSQKFDVFKHVADLEWDTLLFFYGVMVSVGGLSFIGYLTLASDVLYVGMDPTIANIVVGILSAFIDNGTIMFAVLTMHPDISQGQWLLVTLTAGVGGSLLAIGSAAGVGLMGQMKGYYTFSTHLKWMPVILLGFFGSIGVHFLINAGYF
- a CDS encoding YqaA family protein is translated as MFKKLYDQVIHWSKHRHALKYLVAISFAESSFFPIPPDVMLAPMALAQPARAFRFALWTTLASVAGGMFGYGIGYFLFDSIEPWLRTSNYWEAYQTANVWFEQWGFWAVFVAGFSPIPYKVFTIAAGTLNMVFVPFVLASVIGRGGRFFLVAMLLAAGGEKLEGKLRDYMDRLGWGLTVLVVVGGLIYHFAR
- the rlmN gene encoding 23S rRNA (adenine(2503)-C(2))-methyltransferase RlmN, with the protein product MRQSFYDLNYSDLEEVVKQNKLNPSVAPILFNWHYKKKETTQCLSNISKSALIFIENNFDFSLPEIDTVYESKKDKAVKFLFSLGDNHKVETVLIPFHNKYSICLSSQVGCAMNCSFCFTGQQGLKRNLTTSEIVGQFLQAWRWLATNRPGEERILNIVFMGQGEPLHNFDAVKKACEIFLSQHGTSIGTQKITISTAGYIPGLKRWSREIPGVNLALSLHSPVEEKRNQLIPINKKYPLDEVLTYIDDIPLNKKQFITYEYILIKDFNDSTDDAEKLGTMLAGKSAYINLIPFNSYPGSQYRSPGLDKVEQFKEVLDAFKIPTLIRGAKGDDVLAACGQLNSNKQMAFYDSQPKCDVSAGQRRQ